One Diospyros lotus cultivar Yz01 chromosome 1, ASM1463336v1, whole genome shotgun sequence genomic window carries:
- the LOC127798324 gene encoding probable cinnamyl alcohol dehydrogenase 1 isoform X1 encodes MSEERAENCLGWAARDVSGFLSPYKFSRRVVGSDDVSVKITHCGVCYADVVWTRNRFGDSKYPVVPGHEIAGIVKEVGSNVAGFKVGDRVGVGTYVNSCRDCEYCKIDMDVYCSRGAINTFNSVDVDGTMTRGGYSSYIVVHQRYCFRIPAEYPLAMAAPLLCAGITVYSPMIRHKMNQPGKSLGVIGLGGLGHLAVKFGKAFGLAVTVFSTSLSKKEEALNVLGADKFVLASDEDQMKAAANSLNFIIDTASGDHPFDPYMAVLKTGGTLVLVGAPSEVKLSPAHLLRGMKSISGSATGGTRERQEMLDFCAEHKVYPNIEIIPMQYINEALERVIKKDVKYRFVIDIENSLK; translated from the exons ATGAGTGAAGAAAGAGCCGAGAATTGCTTGGGATGGGCGGCAAGAGATGTCTCTGGATTTCTATCGCCTTACAAGTTCAGTCGGAG GGTTGTTGGAAGCGATGATGTATCAGTGAAAATCACGCACTGTGGAGTCTGCTATGCTGATGTTGTATGGACTAGGAACAGGTTTGGGGATTCGAAGTACCCTGTGGTGCCAGG GCATGAGATTGCTGGAATAGTGAAAGAGGTTGGTTCCAATGTTGCTGGCTTCAAAGTTGGGGATCGTGTTGGAGTGGGGACTTATGTTAATTCGTGTAGGGACTGCGAGTACTGCAAAATTGACATGGATGTGTATTGCTCCAGGGGAGCTATTAACACTTTTAATTCTGTTGATGTGGATGGTACTATGACAAGAGGTGGATACTCAAGCTACATAGTTGTTCATCAGAG GTACTGCTTTAGGATACCTGCTGAATATCCGCTGGCCATGGCGGCACCGCTACTGTGTGCGGGAATCACAGTTTACAGTCCCATGATCCGCCATAAGATGAACCAACCAGGCAAATCTCTGGGGGTGATTGGACTGGGTGGCCTTGGTCATTTGGCAGTGAAGTTTGGCAAGGCTTTTGGATTGGCTGTAACTGTTTTCAGCACAAGTTTATCCAAGAAAGAGGAAGCTCTGAATGTGCTCGGAGCAGATAAATTCGTGCTCGCATCTGATGAAGACCAAATGAAG GCTGCAGCAAATTCACTCAACTTCATTATTGATACAGCCTCAGGGGACCACCCGTTTGATCCATACATGGCAGTTCTGAAGACCGGTGGAACCCTAGTTTTGGTTGGTGCCCCCAGTGAAGTGAAGCTCAGTCCTGCCCATCTCTTGAGAG GTATGAAATCCATTTCGGGGAGTGCCACGGGAGGCACGAGAGAGAGGCAAGAGATGCTGGATTTCTGCGCGGAGCATAAAGTTTACCCGAATATTGAGATTATCCCAATGCAGTATATAAATGAAGCTCTGGAGCGAGTAATCAAGAAAGATGTCAAGTACCGTTTTGTTATTGACATTGAGAACTCCTTGAAGTGA
- the LOC127798324 gene encoding probable cinnamyl alcohol dehydrogenase 1 isoform X2: MSEERAENCLGWAARDVSGFLSPYKFSRRVVGSDDVSVKITHCGVCYADVVWTRNRFGDSKYPVVPGHEIAGIVKEVGSNVAGFKVGDRVGVGTYVNSCRDCEYCKIDMDVYCSRGAINTFNSVDVDGTMTRGGYSSYIVVHQRIPAEYPLAMAAPLLCAGITVYSPMIRHKMNQPGKSLGVIGLGGLGHLAVKFGKAFGLAVTVFSTSLSKKEEALNVLGADKFVLASDEDQMKAAANSLNFIIDTASGDHPFDPYMAVLKTGGTLVLVGAPSEVKLSPAHLLRGMKSISGSATGGTRERQEMLDFCAEHKVYPNIEIIPMQYINEALERVIKKDVKYRFVIDIENSLK; this comes from the exons ATGAGTGAAGAAAGAGCCGAGAATTGCTTGGGATGGGCGGCAAGAGATGTCTCTGGATTTCTATCGCCTTACAAGTTCAGTCGGAG GGTTGTTGGAAGCGATGATGTATCAGTGAAAATCACGCACTGTGGAGTCTGCTATGCTGATGTTGTATGGACTAGGAACAGGTTTGGGGATTCGAAGTACCCTGTGGTGCCAGG GCATGAGATTGCTGGAATAGTGAAAGAGGTTGGTTCCAATGTTGCTGGCTTCAAAGTTGGGGATCGTGTTGGAGTGGGGACTTATGTTAATTCGTGTAGGGACTGCGAGTACTGCAAAATTGACATGGATGTGTATTGCTCCAGGGGAGCTATTAACACTTTTAATTCTGTTGATGTGGATGGTACTATGACAAGAGGTGGATACTCAAGCTACATAGTTGTTCATCAGAG GATACCTGCTGAATATCCGCTGGCCATGGCGGCACCGCTACTGTGTGCGGGAATCACAGTTTACAGTCCCATGATCCGCCATAAGATGAACCAACCAGGCAAATCTCTGGGGGTGATTGGACTGGGTGGCCTTGGTCATTTGGCAGTGAAGTTTGGCAAGGCTTTTGGATTGGCTGTAACTGTTTTCAGCACAAGTTTATCCAAGAAAGAGGAAGCTCTGAATGTGCTCGGAGCAGATAAATTCGTGCTCGCATCTGATGAAGACCAAATGAAG GCTGCAGCAAATTCACTCAACTTCATTATTGATACAGCCTCAGGGGACCACCCGTTTGATCCATACATGGCAGTTCTGAAGACCGGTGGAACCCTAGTTTTGGTTGGTGCCCCCAGTGAAGTGAAGCTCAGTCCTGCCCATCTCTTGAGAG GTATGAAATCCATTTCGGGGAGTGCCACGGGAGGCACGAGAGAGAGGCAAGAGATGCTGGATTTCTGCGCGGAGCATAAAGTTTACCCGAATATTGAGATTATCCCAATGCAGTATATAAATGAAGCTCTGGAGCGAGTAATCAAGAAAGATGTCAAGTACCGTTTTGTTATTGACATTGAGAACTCCTTGAAGTGA